One Micromonospora sp. WMMD1120 genomic region harbors:
- a CDS encoding 2-hydroxyacid dehydrogenase, which produces MKVWIPHRAGLDLLGELPPDVTVEVFEHADQMPSEAADVRVWVPPFLGGSDATALLRELPDLAVVQLLSAGADAWAGRMPPGVTLCDARGVHDPSTAEWVVTAILAQLRAFPAFVRAQAEGRWAYEGNTPTDELTGKRVLIIGAGSIGTAVRDRLAPFEVSFTLVARRARPEQGVHAVEELPRLLPDADVVVVLVPLTDQTRGLIDKDFLAAMPDGALLVNAARGPVAHTEALVAELGTGRISAALDVTDPEPLPADSPLWAMPNVLLTPHVAGSVRGLLPRAYRLVGDQVRRFAAGQPLINTVVDGY; this is translated from the coding sequence GTGAAGGTATGGATTCCGCACCGGGCCGGCCTGGACCTCCTGGGCGAGTTGCCCCCGGACGTCACCGTCGAGGTGTTCGAGCACGCCGACCAGATGCCGTCCGAGGCTGCCGACGTCCGGGTCTGGGTGCCACCGTTCCTGGGTGGCTCGGACGCCACGGCGTTGCTGCGGGAGCTGCCCGACCTCGCGGTGGTGCAGTTGCTCTCCGCCGGGGCGGACGCGTGGGCCGGTCGGATGCCGCCCGGCGTCACGCTCTGCGACGCCCGGGGCGTGCACGACCCGTCCACCGCCGAGTGGGTGGTCACCGCGATCCTCGCGCAGCTCCGGGCGTTCCCGGCGTTCGTGCGCGCGCAGGCCGAGGGGCGCTGGGCGTACGAGGGGAACACCCCGACCGACGAGCTGACCGGCAAGCGGGTGCTCATCATCGGCGCCGGGTCGATCGGCACCGCGGTGCGCGACCGGCTGGCCCCCTTCGAGGTGAGCTTCACCCTGGTCGCGCGGAGGGCGCGGCCGGAGCAGGGGGTGCACGCGGTCGAGGAGTTGCCCCGGCTGCTGCCGGACGCGGACGTGGTGGTGGTGCTGGTCCCGCTCACCGACCAGACCCGTGGCCTGATCGACAAGGACTTCCTCGCCGCGATGCCGGACGGGGCGCTGCTGGTCAACGCCGCCCGGGGGCCGGTGGCGCACACCGAGGCGCTCGTCGCCGAGTTGGGCACCGGTCGGATCTCGGCCGCGTTGGACGTCACCGACCCGGAGCCGCTGCCCGCCGACTCGCCGCTCTGGGCGATGCCGAACGTGCTGCTCACCCCGCACGTGGCCGGGTCGGTGCGGGGACTGCTGCCCCGGGCCTACCGACTGGTGGGTGACCAGGTGCGCCGGTTCGCCGCCGGGCAACCGCTGATCAACACGGTGGTCGACGGCTACTGA
- a CDS encoding GAF domain-containing SpoIIE family protein phosphatase codes for MTDGSPATTRRSIDPPASLGDPARLRALADTGLDAEPDEAFDRFARLVSDLLETPIALVSLVSADRQFFPGAVGLPQPWSERRQTPLSHSFCQHVVDIEVPMVLPDARIYPRVRNNLGIEDLGVVAYAGMPLTDLSGRVLGSLCAIDSKPRAWTKAQLRTLADLAAACSSELRLRIALDGAREAQRLAVQAHERLELLAGVSETLAGTLEVGTALRRLASTMVPPLADWCLLTLIGPTGQHREVVSVHRDPARTEDVSRFGELLRTGLSSESVIRAVLRTGEPRLGSMASLADVTRGTTDPEMTSIAGRLGIASYLSVPVRGVGGTVLGAITLVNGPQRQPFDDRDLLTAVDIGRRAGQAVGNSSMYGEQRHVAEVLQHSMLPRLPVVAHLELTARYQPAADRVEVGGDWYDAFVQPDGDVIAAIGDVAGHDIEAAATMGQLRNLVRGNAFGRSDEVGALLSNLDDAIRGLRLATAATAMLVRLRPQRGGVHEVSWANAGHPAALVVRAGGAVEILEATPEPLLGLARPMPRTSRSMSLAAGDTLLLYTDGLIERRDRSVDEGVAELVERLTGADTLPLDELCDLLLDPIPRREDDTALLAVRAR; via the coding sequence ATGACCGACGGCTCCCCCGCCACCACCCGGCGTTCGATCGACCCGCCCGCGTCGCTCGGCGACCCGGCGCGGCTGCGCGCGCTCGCCGACACCGGACTGGACGCCGAACCGGACGAGGCGTTCGACCGCTTCGCCAGGCTGGTCAGCGACCTGCTGGAGACGCCGATCGCGCTGGTTTCCCTGGTCTCCGCCGACCGGCAGTTCTTCCCGGGGGCGGTCGGGTTGCCGCAGCCCTGGTCGGAGCGTCGACAGACCCCCCTCAGCCACTCGTTCTGCCAGCACGTGGTGGACATCGAGGTGCCGATGGTGCTGCCGGACGCCCGGATCTATCCCCGGGTCCGGAACAACCTCGGCATCGAGGACCTCGGCGTGGTCGCGTACGCGGGGATGCCGTTGACCGACCTCTCCGGTCGGGTGTTGGGCTCGCTCTGCGCCATCGACAGCAAGCCCCGGGCGTGGACCAAGGCCCAGCTGCGTACGCTGGCCGACCTCGCGGCCGCCTGCTCGTCGGAGCTGCGACTGCGGATCGCGCTGGACGGCGCGCGGGAGGCGCAGCGGCTGGCCGTGCAGGCGCACGAGCGGCTGGAGTTGCTGGCCGGGGTGAGCGAGACGCTGGCCGGCACCCTCGAGGTGGGCACCGCGCTGCGACGGCTCGCCTCGACAATGGTGCCGCCGCTCGCCGACTGGTGCCTACTCACCCTGATCGGGCCGACCGGCCAGCACCGCGAGGTGGTCTCGGTGCACCGGGACCCGGCCCGCACGGAGGATGTCAGCCGCTTCGGTGAGCTGCTGCGCACCGGGTTGAGCTCGGAGTCGGTCATCCGCGCGGTGCTGCGCACCGGCGAGCCCCGGCTCGGCAGCATGGCGTCCCTGGCCGACGTGACCCGCGGCACCACCGACCCGGAGATGACGTCGATCGCAGGCCGCCTCGGCATCGCCTCCTACCTGAGCGTGCCGGTGCGCGGCGTCGGCGGCACGGTGTTGGGGGCGATCACCCTCGTCAACGGCCCGCAGCGGCAACCGTTCGACGATCGCGACCTGCTCACCGCCGTCGACATCGGCCGCCGCGCCGGCCAGGCCGTCGGCAACAGCTCGATGTACGGCGAGCAGCGGCACGTCGCCGAGGTCCTGCAACACAGCATGCTCCCCCGACTGCCGGTCGTGGCACACCTGGAGCTGACCGCCCGCTACCAGCCGGCGGCTGACCGGGTGGAGGTGGGCGGAGACTGGTACGACGCCTTCGTGCAGCCCGACGGCGACGTCATCGCCGCGATCGGCGACGTGGCCGGGCACGACATCGAGGCGGCGGCGACCATGGGGCAGTTGCGCAACCTGGTGCGGGGCAACGCCTTCGGCCGGTCGGACGAGGTCGGGGCCCTGCTGAGCAACCTGGACGACGCGATCCGCGGTCTGCGGCTGGCGACGGCCGCCACCGCGATGCTGGTCCGGCTCCGCCCGCAGCGCGGGGGTGTGCACGAGGTGAGCTGGGCCAACGCCGGGCACCCGGCGGCCCTGGTGGTCCGTGCCGGTGGCGCGGTCGAGATCCTCGAGGCGACACCGGAGCCGCTGCTCGGTCTGGCCCGTCCGATGCCCCGGACCAGCCGATCGATGAGCCTCGCCGCCGGCGACACCCTGCTGCTCTACACCGACGGGCTGATCGAGCGGCGGGACCGTTCGGTCGACGAGGGGGTGGCCGAGCTGGTGGAGCGGTTGACCGGCGCCGACACGCTGCCGCTGGACGAGCTGTGCGACCTGCTGCTCGACCCGATCCCGCGCCGGGAGGACGACACCGCGCTGCTGGCCGTGCGGGCGCGCTGA
- a CDS encoding PQQ-dependent sugar dehydrogenase: protein MSARPPYPRLRRLRVALAASCAALLFTTGCSFGEPDPDPAGEPPNLPTPSASANPGRAGQQAVTTVLAKGLRVPWAIAFLPDGGALVTERDNGRILQVGPDSGPDGLRVRPVQTVPDVAAAGEGGLLGIAVSPDYATDRAVFVYYTTERDNRVARLQLGGQPTPILTGIPKANVHNGGGLGFGPDGQLYVSTGDAGERPLSQDVKSLGGKILRITPAGRPAPGNPYPNSPVWSLGHRNVQGFTWDAAKRMYAVEFGQNTWDEVNQITKGGNYGWPEVEGRAGDKRFTDPIAQWATSDASCSGLAAVDRLLVTACLRGKRLWVLELTDTGTLLGQPSELFTNRYGRLRAVAAAPDGSLWVGTSNHDGRGDPAGDDDRLLRVVFAGGDGGRS from the coding sequence GTGAGCGCCCGTCCCCCGTACCCTCGCCTCCGCCGCCTCCGGGTGGCCCTCGCGGCGTCCTGCGCGGCGTTGCTGTTCACCACCGGTTGCAGCTTCGGCGAGCCGGACCCCGACCCGGCCGGCGAGCCACCGAACCTGCCCACCCCGTCCGCGTCGGCGAACCCCGGCAGGGCCGGCCAGCAGGCGGTCACGACGGTGCTGGCCAAGGGCCTGCGGGTGCCCTGGGCCATCGCCTTCCTGCCGGACGGCGGCGCGCTCGTCACCGAACGGGACAACGGCCGGATCCTCCAGGTGGGGCCGGATTCCGGGCCGGACGGGCTGCGGGTCCGCCCGGTGCAGACGGTCCCGGACGTGGCGGCGGCGGGCGAGGGTGGGCTGCTCGGCATCGCCGTCTCCCCGGACTACGCCACGGACCGGGCGGTCTTCGTCTACTACACGACGGAGCGGGACAACCGGGTCGCCCGACTGCAACTCGGCGGACAGCCCACCCCGATCCTCACCGGCATCCCCAAGGCCAACGTGCACAACGGCGGTGGGCTGGGCTTCGGCCCGGACGGGCAGCTCTACGTGAGCACCGGTGACGCGGGCGAACGCCCGCTCTCGCAGGACGTGAAGAGCCTCGGCGGCAAGATCCTGCGGATCACCCCGGCCGGCCGGCCCGCCCCCGGCAACCCCTATCCCAACTCCCCGGTCTGGTCCCTGGGTCACCGCAACGTGCAGGGCTTCACCTGGGACGCCGCCAAGCGGATGTACGCCGTCGAGTTCGGCCAGAACACCTGGGACGAGGTCAACCAGATCACCAAGGGCGGCAACTACGGCTGGCCGGAGGTCGAGGGACGGGCCGGGGACAAACGGTTCACCGATCCGATCGCGCAGTGGGCCACCTCCGACGCGTCCTGCTCCGGTCTCGCGGCGGTGGACCGGCTACTGGTCACCGCCTGCCTGCGCGGCAAGCGCCTGTGGGTGCTGGAGCTGACCGACACCGGCACGCTGCTCGGTCAGCCCAGTGAGCTGTTCACCAACCGGTACGGTCGACTGCGCGCGGTGGCCGCGGCGCCGGACGGCTCGCTCTGGGTGGGCACCTCCAACCACGACGGGCGGGGCGACCCGGCCGGCGACGACGACCGGCTCCTGCGGGTGGTCTTCGCGGGTGGGGACGGCGGCCGCAGCTGA
- a CDS encoding pyruvate dehydrogenase, with product MTQHDLAVLDEIQRRVLWLATRIVDAANHDRATGDGVKVGGHQASSASLVTAMTALWFAHLDAEDRVAVKPHASPVFHAIQYLLGNLDRSYLPRLRARGGLQSYPSRTKDPDAVDFSTGSVGLGAAAPLFAAATRRYVDAHFGARPHSRFVALIGDAELDEGNIWEAVADPATTGLGNVMWLVDFNRQSLDRVVPGIRINQWRGQFEAAGWHVVEVKYGRRLAEAYARPGGEALRDWIDAMPNEQYQSLFGLTGPALRKQFLDGAPAGIAELIADVTDEDLGPLVTDLGGHDLQAMLDAYAQCDAVTDRPSVVFAYTVKGWGLPIAGNPRNHSALLSPEQVDTLRAAQGLTAETEWDRLDPASPAGITAGARREALSRAPRERALGVTVPESTGVRATKPISTQEVFGRVLVDLARDREVGRYLVTTAPDVATSTNLAGFINKTGVFAPTEQRSWTEDRMLRWTESPAGQHIELGISEMNLFLLLGQLGLSWDLSGQPLLPVGTVYDPFVLRGLDAFLYGTYSGSRFVVAGTPSGITLAPEGGAHQSTITASVGLELPGVTFVEPAYAASLDWLLCDALGQIAGGSAPAATAAPAEDGAYYFRLSTRPLDQAPFEAARVRLGDAVLRRQVVAGAYRLVDAHQAYPHLADAPVVQLAASGAVLPEVLAAAAELADEGIAAHVVDVTSLDRLYRAWQRTLRQGVRTATVPSVPGALRSAFADRVPVVTVHDAASHAMAWLGSALGAPAVPLGVDEFGQSGSVAELYELHDLLPGSIVNAALAALALR from the coding sequence GTGACCCAGCACGACCTTGCCGTCCTCGACGAGATCCAGCGGCGGGTGCTCTGGCTCGCCACCCGCATCGTGGACGCCGCCAACCACGACCGGGCCACCGGCGACGGCGTCAAGGTCGGCGGGCACCAGGCGTCCAGCGCCTCCCTGGTCACCGCGATGACCGCGCTCTGGTTCGCGCACCTGGACGCCGAGGACCGGGTCGCCGTGAAGCCGCACGCCTCCCCGGTGTTCCACGCCATCCAGTACCTGCTCGGCAACCTGGACCGCTCCTACCTGCCCCGGCTGCGGGCGCGCGGCGGCCTCCAGTCGTACCCGTCGCGCACCAAGGACCCGGACGCCGTGGACTTCTCCACCGGTTCGGTCGGCCTGGGCGCGGCGGCCCCGCTCTTCGCCGCCGCCACCCGGCGGTACGTCGACGCGCACTTCGGTGCCCGGCCGCACTCCCGGTTCGTGGCCCTGATCGGTGACGCCGAACTGGACGAGGGCAACATCTGGGAGGCGGTGGCCGACCCGGCGACCACCGGGCTGGGCAACGTCATGTGGCTGGTCGACTTCAACCGGCAGTCGCTGGACCGTGTGGTCCCTGGCATCCGGATCAACCAGTGGCGGGGTCAGTTCGAGGCGGCCGGCTGGCACGTCGTGGAGGTCAAGTACGGCCGCCGGCTCGCCGAGGCGTACGCCCGGCCGGGTGGCGAGGCGCTGCGTGACTGGATCGACGCGATGCCCAACGAGCAGTACCAGTCGCTGTTCGGGCTGACCGGGCCGGCGCTGCGCAAGCAGTTCCTCGACGGCGCGCCGGCCGGCATCGCCGAGCTGATCGCCGACGTCACCGACGAGGATCTCGGCCCGCTCGTCACCGACCTGGGCGGGCACGACCTTCAGGCGATGCTCGACGCGTACGCCCAGTGCGACGCGGTCACCGACCGGCCCAGCGTCGTCTTCGCGTACACCGTCAAGGGTTGGGGGTTGCCCATCGCCGGCAACCCGCGCAACCATTCGGCGCTGCTCAGCCCGGAGCAGGTCGACACGCTGCGCGCCGCGCAGGGGTTGACCGCCGAGACCGAGTGGGACCGCCTCGACCCGGCGTCCCCCGCCGGGATCACGGCCGGCGCCCGCCGGGAGGCGCTGTCCCGCGCGCCCCGCGAGCGCGCGTTGGGGGTCACCGTTCCGGAGAGCACGGGAGTACGCGCAACCAAGCCGATCTCCACCCAGGAGGTCTTCGGCCGGGTGCTGGTGGACCTGGCGCGGGACCGGGAGGTGGGCCGCTACCTGGTCACCACCGCACCGGACGTGGCCACCTCCACCAACCTCGCCGGGTTCATCAACAAGACCGGCGTGTTCGCGCCCACCGAGCAGCGCTCCTGGACCGAGGACCGGATGCTGCGCTGGACGGAGAGCCCGGCCGGGCAGCACATCGAGCTGGGCATCTCGGAGATGAACCTGTTCCTGCTGCTCGGTCAGCTCGGCCTGTCCTGGGACCTGTCCGGGCAGCCGCTGCTGCCGGTGGGCACCGTCTACGACCCGTTCGTGCTGCGCGGCCTGGACGCGTTCCTGTACGGCACGTACTCCGGCTCCCGGTTCGTGGTGGCCGGCACGCCGTCCGGCATCACCCTGGCCCCGGAGGGCGGCGCGCACCAGTCCACGATCACCGCTTCGGTGGGCCTGGAGCTGCCCGGGGTGACCTTCGTCGAACCCGCGTACGCGGCCAGCCTGGACTGGCTGCTCTGCGACGCGCTCGGGCAGATCGCCGGAGGTTCGGCCCCGGCCGCGACCGCCGCTCCGGCCGAGGACGGCGCGTACTACTTCCGGTTGAGCACCCGGCCCCTGGACCAGGCCCCGTTCGAGGCGGCTCGGGTCCGGCTCGGCGACGCGGTGCTGCGCCGGCAGGTGGTCGCCGGGGCGTACCGGCTGGTCGACGCGCACCAGGCGTACCCGCACCTGGCCGACGCGCCGGTGGTGCAGCTCGCCGCCTCCGGAGCGGTGCTGCCCGAGGTGCTGGCCGCCGCGGCGGAGCTGGCCGACGAGGGCATCGCCGCGCACGTCGTGGACGTGACCTCGCTGGACCGGCTCTACCGGGCCTGGCAGCGCACCCTGCGCCAGGGCGTCCGCACGGCCACCGTGCCGAGCGTGCCGGGCGCGCTGCGGTCCGCGTTCGCCGACCGGGTGCCGGTGGTGACGGTGCACGACGCCGCGTCGCACGCGATGGCCTGGCTCGGGTCGGCTCTCGGCGCTCCGGCGGTGCCGCTCGGGGTGGACGAGTTCGGCCAGTCCGGCAGCGTCGCCGAGCTGTACGAGCTGCACGACCTGCTGCCCGGCAGCATCGTCAACGCCGCCCTGGCCGCGCTCGCCCTGCGCTGA
- a CDS encoding metallophosphoesterase: MDGQRDERHDDADDRDDPVSGGGRTRPAGWWAAAAGPVRRVGLIVAVLAVTVAGTLLGVLAGGQVDTDIGPFRATLSLSPARDGGTTVDIPPLGALLLDSHGGPAHLTVRLGALDQGRTEALLDDPASISRASQSAVEDVRSGVMRLGLRTLGASVLVTVLLAGLIFRNTRRTAWAGGLALLITAGSLGTAAATLRPQSIEEPRYEGLLVNAPAIVGDARRIANDYTKYAEQLQRLVGNVSQLYTTVSALPVYEPAPGTTRVLHVSDMHLNPTGWQLIRTVVEQFGIDVVIDTGDITDWGSEPEASFVGSISLLKKPYVFIRGNHDSGKTAAAVARQPNAIVLNNSTTTVAGLTIAGIGDPRFTPDKNTSPAGSGLTQQVADQVIGAGQQLATTVRNSPRPVTIALVHDPASAGPLSGTCPLVLAGHTHSRQVSELPQVPGQQRTTLMVEGSTGGAGLRGLEGEKPTPLSMSVLYFDQQKMLQAYDTITVGGTGQAQVNLERRLVENPAAGVSATPTPTPTPSGGGTGAPTPTPTG; the protein is encoded by the coding sequence ATGGACGGGCAGCGCGACGAGCGACACGACGACGCCGACGACCGGGACGATCCGGTCAGCGGCGGCGGCCGGACGCGACCGGCTGGCTGGTGGGCAGCCGCCGCCGGCCCGGTGCGTCGCGTCGGGCTGATCGTCGCGGTCCTCGCCGTGACGGTCGCCGGCACGCTGCTCGGGGTGCTCGCCGGCGGTCAGGTGGACACCGACATCGGCCCGTTCCGGGCCACCCTCAGCCTGTCCCCCGCCCGCGACGGCGGCACCACCGTCGACATCCCGCCGCTCGGCGCGCTGCTGCTCGACAGCCACGGCGGGCCGGCCCATCTCACCGTCCGGCTCGGCGCCCTCGACCAGGGGCGCACCGAGGCGCTGCTGGACGACCCGGCGAGCATCAGCCGGGCCAGCCAGAGCGCCGTGGAGGACGTCCGCTCCGGTGTCATGCGACTCGGCCTGCGGACCCTCGGCGCGTCGGTGCTCGTCACAGTGCTCCTGGCCGGGTTGATCTTCCGCAACACCCGCCGGACCGCCTGGGCGGGCGGGCTGGCCCTACTCATCACCGCCGGTAGCCTCGGCACGGCGGCGGCGACACTGCGGCCACAATCGATCGAGGAACCACGCTACGAGGGTCTGCTGGTCAACGCGCCGGCCATCGTCGGTGACGCCCGGCGGATCGCCAACGACTACACCAAGTACGCCGAGCAGCTCCAACGCCTGGTCGGCAACGTCAGCCAGCTCTACACCACCGTCTCCGCGCTGCCGGTGTACGAGCCGGCCCCGGGCACCACCCGCGTCCTGCACGTCTCCGACATGCACCTCAACCCGACCGGCTGGCAGCTGATCCGGACGGTGGTGGAGCAGTTCGGCATCGACGTGGTGATCGACACGGGTGACATCACCGACTGGGGCAGCGAACCGGAGGCGTCCTTCGTCGGCTCGATCAGCCTGCTCAAGAAGCCGTACGTGTTCATCAGGGGTAACCACGACTCCGGCAAGACCGCCGCCGCGGTGGCCCGCCAGCCGAACGCGATAGTGCTGAACAACTCGACGACGACGGTCGCCGGGCTGACCATCGCCGGCATCGGCGACCCACGGTTCACCCCGGACAAGAACACGTCGCCCGCCGGCAGCGGGCTGACCCAGCAGGTCGCCGACCAGGTGATCGGGGCCGGTCAGCAGCTCGCCACGACGGTCCGCAACTCGCCGCGGCCGGTCACCATCGCCCTCGTGCACGACCCGGCGTCGGCCGGGCCGCTCTCCGGCACCTGCCCGCTGGTGCTGGCCGGGCACACCCACTCCCGGCAGGTGTCCGAGTTGCCGCAGGTCCCCGGGCAGCAGCGCACCACGCTGATGGTGGAGGGCTCCACCGGCGGCGCCGGGCTACGCGGCCTGGAGGGTGAGAAGCCGACCCCGCTGTCGATGAGCGTGCTCTACTTCGACCAGCAGAAGATGCTCCAGGCGTACGACACCATCACCGTCGGCGGGACCGGGCAGGCTCAGGTCAACCTGGAGCGACGCCTGGTGGAGAACCCGGCCGCGGGTGTCTCCGCCACGCCCACGCCCACGCCCACCCCGAGCGGCGGCGGCACCGGCGCGCCCACGCCCACCCCGACCGGCTGA
- the gatB gene encoding Asp-tRNA(Asn)/Glu-tRNA(Gln) amidotransferase subunit GatB, which produces MTTTLPAYDEVVARYEPVIGLETHVELGTNTKMWCGCPTDFGGEPNTRVCPVCLGLPGSLPVANKAAIEAIIRIGLALNCSIAEWCRFARKNYFYPDMPKNFQISQYDEPICFDGYLDVEVGGETVRIEIERVHLEEDTGKTLHVGGATGRIHGATESLVDYNRAGIPLVEIVTKPITGTGALAPEVARAYVAELRDVIRGLGVSDVRMEEGSLRCDVNTSLNLPGAEWGTRTETKNVNSLRSVERAVRSEMLRQASVLDAGGRITQETRHFHEDTGDTTPGRSKETATDYRYFPEPDLVPIAPDRAWVAELKAALPELPRVHRRRLQEQWGLSDLDMQSVLNAGAVELIEATVAAGTTPAAARKWWLGELSRRANESGVELAQVGATPAQVAELQGLVDAGKLNDKMARTVLEGVVDGEGSPTEIMTGRGLEVVSDTGALTAAVDEAIAANPGIADKIRSGKVAAAGALVGAVMKSTRGQADAAAVRTLILERLGVQG; this is translated from the coding sequence ATGACCACGACACTGCCCGCGTACGACGAGGTCGTCGCGCGCTACGAACCGGTGATCGGCCTGGAGACCCACGTCGAGCTGGGCACGAACACCAAGATGTGGTGCGGCTGCCCGACCGACTTCGGTGGTGAGCCGAACACCCGGGTCTGCCCGGTGTGCCTCGGCCTGCCCGGCTCGCTGCCGGTGGCCAACAAGGCCGCCATCGAGGCGATCATCCGCATCGGTCTGGCCCTGAACTGCTCGATCGCCGAGTGGTGCCGGTTCGCCCGGAAGAACTACTTCTACCCGGACATGCCGAAGAACTTCCAGATCAGCCAGTACGACGAGCCGATCTGCTTCGACGGTTACCTGGACGTCGAGGTGGGCGGCGAGACGGTGCGGATCGAGATCGAGCGGGTGCACCTGGAGGAGGACACCGGCAAGACGCTGCACGTCGGTGGCGCGACCGGTCGCATCCACGGCGCGACCGAGTCGCTGGTCGACTACAACCGGGCCGGCATCCCGCTCGTCGAGATCGTCACCAAGCCGATCACCGGCACCGGCGCGCTCGCTCCCGAGGTGGCCCGGGCGTACGTCGCCGAGCTGCGGGACGTGATCCGTGGCCTCGGCGTCTCCGACGTGCGGATGGAGGAGGGTTCGCTGCGCTGCGACGTGAACACCTCGCTGAACCTGCCGGGCGCGGAGTGGGGCACCCGCACCGAGACCAAGAACGTCAACTCGCTGCGCTCGGTGGAGCGGGCGGTCCGCTCGGAGATGCTGCGGCAGGCGTCGGTGCTCGACGCGGGGGGCCGGATCACCCAGGAGACCCGGCACTTCCACGAGGACACCGGCGACACCACCCCGGGCCGGTCGAAGGAGACGGCGACCGACTACCGCTACTTCCCCGAGCCGGACCTGGTGCCGATCGCCCCGGACCGGGCCTGGGTCGCCGAGCTGAAGGCCGCCCTGCCGGAGCTTCCGCGGGTGCACCGGCGTCGGCTCCAGGAGCAGTGGGGCCTGTCGGACCTGGACATGCAGTCGGTGCTCAACGCCGGCGCCGTCGAGCTGATCGAGGCCACCGTCGCCGCCGGCACCACCCCGGCCGCCGCCCGCAAGTGGTGGCTGGGTGAGCTGTCCCGCCGGGCCAACGAGAGCGGCGTGGAGCTGGCCCAGGTCGGCGCCACCCCCGCCCAGGTCGCCGAGTTGCAGGGGCTGGTCGACGCCGGCAAGCTCAACGACAAGATGGCCCGTACCGTGCTGGAGGGCGTGGTCGACGGTGAGGGCTCACCCACCGAGATCATGACCGGCCGGGGCCTCGAGGTCGTGTCGGACACCGGCGCGCTCACCGCCGCCGTGGACGAGGCCATCGCCGCCAACCCGGGCATCGCCGACAAGATCCGCAGCGGCAAGGTCGCCGCGGCCGGCGCGCTGGTCGGCGCGGTGATGAAGTCGACCCGTGGTCAGGCCGACGCCGCCGCCGTCCGCACGCTGATCCTGGAGCGCCTCGGCGTCCAGGGCTGA
- a CDS encoding PH domain-containing protein, with product MSKHGTVRFRHNQAILVAAIVAFVGALPLASARVYLLPVLLVPLAVAVWAWRAGTDVDARELRVRALVGQRRIGWDRVLELVTDTRGRAVARLDDGHDVVLPAVRGADLPRVVAATGQPLPDAPADASDQ from the coding sequence GTGAGTAAGCACGGCACCGTCCGCTTCCGGCACAACCAGGCCATCCTGGTGGCCGCGATCGTCGCCTTCGTCGGCGCCCTGCCGCTGGCCAGCGCCCGGGTCTACCTACTGCCGGTGCTGCTCGTCCCGCTCGCCGTCGCGGTGTGGGCCTGGCGGGCCGGCACCGACGTCGACGCGCGTGAACTGCGGGTGCGGGCGCTGGTCGGGCAACGCCGGATCGGCTGGGACCGGGTGCTCGAACTGGTGACCGACACCCGCGGGCGGGCGGTGGCACGGCTGGACGACGGCCACGACGTCGTCCTGCCGGCCGTACGGGGGGCGGATCTGCCCCGCGTCGTCGCGGCGACCGGCCAGCCGCTACCCGACGCGCCGGCGGACGCGTCCGATCAGTAG